Sequence from the Persephonella sp. genome:
AAACACTTCCAAATCCTATGTAGTCAACAGGCAGTCTGTTTGCTTCCTCAACCTGATTGATATTTTTTGTTGAAAGCCCGACAATCTTATCAAAACCTAATAGTCTTCTAACAACCTCCACATCAAGATCCTCCTGACCAACATGAACCCCATCAGCATTGACAGATAAAGCTATATCAACCCTGTCATTTATAATAAAAGGTATTCTGTATTTATCACACACCTTTTTTATAATGACTGCTTCCTGATACATCTGTTTTGAGGATTTTTGTTTTGCCCTGTACTGGATAATATCGGCTCCTCCTAATATAACTTCTTCAACAGCCTTTCCTATATCTTTTCCCTCAAGGAGCTTTTCATCTGTTATAACGTATAAAGACAGCTTAAGATTTTTTCCCATTTATATACCTGCTATCATATTTTTTACCTTTTCTTCTATTTTATCCCTTATTTCCCTGAAAACCTGCAGTTTTTCTTCTTCTGTTCCCTCTGCCTTTGCAGGATCAGGAAGTCCCCAGTGGATCGTTTTTGCTCCCGGGATAACCGGACAGTTCTCTGCAGCATCTCCGCAGAGTGTTATAACAAAATCAAGCTCGTTTAAGGGTATTTCTTCAAGGGATTTAGACCTGTTTTTTGATATATCAATCCCTTTTTCTGCCATAACTTTTATTGCAAGAGGATGGACATAACCTGAAGGGTCTGATCCTGCAGAATAAACCTCAATATCCTTTCCAAGCTTTTTGGCATAAAACCTTCCAAAACCTTCAGCCATCTGGCTTCTTGCAGAGTTTTCTGTGCATATAAAACCTATTTTTATATTTATACTCATCTTCTCTCACATGAAAGTTTTATGTTTTCAGGAGGAATCTCACTTAACAGAAAAGGGATTAAAGCATCAAGGACAGGATTTTCTCTATTTAATGAGTAATAAGACCATTTTCCTTCTTTTCTTGATTTTACTAATCCTGCTTTTTTTAAAATCCTTAAATGGAAGGAAACGTTAGGTTGAGAAAGACCAAAAATTTCCTGAAACTGACAGACACAGACCTCCTCGTTTTTAATCAGTATCCTTACTATTTTAAGCCTTATATCATCAGATAAAGCGTAAAAAACTTCCCTTATATTCATAACTCTTTTTTTGATTTTTTTACAGCTTCTTTTATCTCTTCTTCAGAAACTTCCCCTTTAATCTCTATTACAGGTTTACCATCTTCTATCTTAAAATCCATAAATGTGACCTTTGTTTTTGTTTCTTCTGACATACAGTCGCATTTCCCTGTCTGGCAGTTTTCAACAACCTCTTTGACCTTTTCAGCATCTACCGTTTTGTCTATAACCTCAATAATAACCCCTTCTTCTGTTGATCTAACCTGTGAAACATCTTTCATTCTTTTACTCATATCTCACCTCATATAAAAAATTTTTTATATATTGTAACATAAAATTCCCTATTCTTAAATTTTTTCAAATGTTGTGTATCTATAGATATTGTTTATATTCTGGTAGTTTCCTGCTTGTATTTCAGGAGGAAGTATAAGTTGCATTCCAAAATTCAATGTATATACTTAAAGTATATACAAATTAAGAGGTGATCTGCTGTGAAAAAAACAAAAGTTTTTAAAAGTGGAAATTCTTTGGCTGTAAGACTGCCTAAAGGGTATCAAATAGATGCAGAAGAAGTTTACATTGCAAAACAGAACAATAAGTTGGTCATTTTCCCTGAAAAAGAAAAATGGGATGTTCTATTTGATATGTTAGAGGAGCTGGCAGATACAGAAACTAAAGACTTCCTGAAAAATAGAAATCAACCAAAAGCTCAAGAAAGGGATTTATTTTAATGATTTATATGCTTGATACTAATATTTGCAGTTTTATTATCAGAGAAAAACCTGTTTTTGTAAAAGAAAAGCTGAAAACTATTAGTAAGGACAACGAAGTTGTCCTTTCAAGCATTGTTGCATCAGAACTTCTATATGGAGCTTATAAGAAAGGTAGTCAAAAACTAATAGCCACAGTTAAAACATTTATAGATTTTTTTGAGGTTTTACCGTTTGATTTAAAAGCGGCTGATGAATACGGAAAATTAAGAGCCTACCTGGAAAAAAAAGGTAAAATCATCGGGGCTTACGATCTTCAGATAGCAGCACATGCATTATCTTTAAGTGCTGTTTTGGTTACAAATAACAGGAAAGAATTTTCAAAAATAGAGACTTTAGAAATAGAAGATTGGTTATAAAACAAACCGATACGGATAATTGATTTTAAAAAAATTATCGGTTATTCTTTATAAAACGATGTTTGAAAATATGCTTGAGGTGTAGAGATGACAGGATATTTCGCCCTTGTTGTTTTTGGAATTCTTGCTTTTGTTATAGGAGCGGCACTTCTGCTTATAAACAGGCTTATTGCACCAAAAGTTCCAGATCCTATGGAAGGATACACATACGAATGTGGTGTTCCCCTTTACGATAAAACGTCCCATCTTTCCCTTGAGCAAAAATACTATCTACTTGGTCTTCTTCTTGTCCTGTTTGATCTTGAAGCTGCTTTTGTTCTTCCCTGGGGAGCTATATTCAAAGAAGTTGCACAGATAAATGCAGGGCTGATATTTACTGAGATGTTTATATTCCTGTTCATTCTACTACTTGGATATATATATGCATGGAAAAAAGGAGCGTTAAAATGGCAATAAAACATAACAACGGGATTATACTGACAACTGTTGAAGAGGTTTTAAGCTGGGGAAGGAGAAACTCTTTATGGCCTGCGTCAGTAGGTCTTGCCTGCTGTGCTATAGAAATGATGCACACAGCTGCATCAAGATTTGATACAGACAGGCTTGGAATTATATTCAGGGGTTCCCCAAGACAGTCAGATGTTCTGATTGTTGCTGGAACAGTTGTAAATAAGGTTGCACCTATGCTTAAGCTTATATACGATCAGATGCCAGATCCTAAATGGGTTATATCAATGGGAGGATGTTCATCTGCAGGTGGACCTTTCCCGACATACGCTACACTTCAGGGTGTTGACAGGATTATTCCTGTTGATGTTTATGTCCCGGGTTGTCCTCCAACCCCACAGGCACTTTTATGGGGGATTATGGAGCTCCAGAAAAAGATAAAGGCTAAAAAAGAAGGTAAAGTCTGGGAAGAAATTCCTGTGAGGGAAGTTCCAACAGCATCTCAGCCTATAAAAGAAAAATCCCCACTTGGATTTTAATAAAGCTCCGTATGGAGCTTTCCCCTTTGAATATGAAAATTAAGGGGTATTATTTTGCAAATTTGGATTAGCAGTGAAGAGCTTGAGTCAGTAAAAAATCAGTTTAAAGGAATAGATATTGAAAAAGGGGAAAACTTTACCAGTCTAACGGTAGATAAAAAATCTCTCCTTGATCTGCTTATCTTTTTAAAAAATAGCTTAGGATACAAACATTTTATTGATCTTTTCTGTATTGATTACCCACTCCATAAGCCCAGATTTCAAGGGATTTATATTCTTTTCAATCCTGAAAGAAACAGAAGGGTTGCCGTTAAATGCTGGGCTGAAAATGACTCTCTTCCTTCAGTTGTTCACATCTGGAAAGGGGCAAAATGGGCAGAGAGAGAAGCATGGGATATGTTTGGTGTTTCATTTGACGGTCATGAAAATCTTGTAAGAATGTTTCTCTGGGAGGGTTATAAATACCACCCGTTAAGAAAGGATTTTCCTCTTAAAGGTATAGAGGATACCTATCTTCCATCTTTAAATCTTAGACCTGATGAGATACCTGCTCACAACTACAACCCTTATCATACAGAAGTTCCAACACTTGAAGATCTTGAAAGAACCCAAAAATCAAGAATGGAAAAGAAAAA
This genomic interval carries:
- the thiE gene encoding thiamine phosphate synthase, translating into MGKNLKLSLYVITDEKLLEGKDIGKAVEEVILGGADIIQYRAKQKSSKQMYQEAVIIKKVCDKYRIPFIINDRVDIALSVNADGVHVGQEDLDVEVVRRLLGFDKIVGLSTKNINQVEEANRLPVDYIGFGSV
- a CDS encoding arsenate reductase ArsC produces the protein MSINIKIGFICTENSARSQMAEGFGRFYAKKLGKDIEVYSAGSDPSGYVHPLAIKVMAEKGIDISKNRSKSLEEIPLNELDFVITLCGDAAENCPVIPGAKTIHWGLPDPAKAEGTEEEKLQVFREIRDKIEEKVKNMIAGI
- a CDS encoding metalloregulator ArsR/SmtB family transcription factor, translating into MNIREVFYALSDDIRLKIVRILIKNEEVCVCQFQEIFGLSQPNVSFHLRILKKAGLVKSRKEGKWSYYSLNRENPVLDALIPFLLSEIPPENIKLSCERR
- the vapB gene encoding type II toxin-antitoxin system VapB family antitoxin; protein product: MKKTKVFKSGNSLAVRLPKGYQIDAEEVYIAKQNNKLVIFPEKEKWDVLFDMLEELADTETKDFLKNRNQPKAQERDLF
- a CDS encoding type II toxin-antitoxin system VapC family toxin, whose translation is MLDTNICSFIIREKPVFVKEKLKTISKDNEVVLSSIVASELLYGAYKKGSQKLIATVKTFIDFFEVLPFDLKAADEYGKLRAYLEKKGKIIGAYDLQIAAHALSLSAVLVTNNRKEFSKIETLEIEDWL
- a CDS encoding NADH-quinone oxidoreductase subunit A → MTGYFALVVFGILAFVIGAALLLINRLIAPKVPDPMEGYTYECGVPLYDKTSHLSLEQKYYLLGLLLVLFDLEAAFVLPWGAIFKEVAQINAGLIFTEMFIFLFILLLGYIYAWKKGALKWQ
- a CDS encoding NADH-quinone oxidoreductase subunit B, with translation MAIKHNNGIILTTVEEVLSWGRRNSLWPASVGLACCAIEMMHTAASRFDTDRLGIIFRGSPRQSDVLIVAGTVVNKVAPMLKLIYDQMPDPKWVISMGGCSSAGGPFPTYATLQGVDRIIPVDVYVPGCPPTPQALLWGIMELQKKIKAKKEGKVWEEIPVREVPTASQPIKEKSPLGF